The Clostridia bacterium genomic sequence GGAAGGCTACAAGAACGTGGCCATTAAAACCATCGCCGAGAGGGCCGGCATCGCCACCGGGACCTTTTACCTGTATTTTGCCAACAAGGACAAGCTGGTGGAAACCATTGCCGAAGAAATGTACCGGAAATTGCTGGAACGGATCCGCCAGGAAAGAGCCAAATATACTGCCACCATTGATAAGCTGCAGATCAGCATGAAGACCTGCCTCGATGTATTCAGTGAAGAAAAACAGATGGCCAAAATCCTTTTGATCCAGGCACCAGTTAAGTCCGTATAATGGTGTAAAATTGGTTTTCCAAAAGAGTTGAGCCATTAACAAATTCCTCAGTTAGAATAGAAGTGGAAAAACCAAAATTCTAAGAGGAGGAATTTGAATGGCTCAATAC encodes the following:
- a CDS encoding TetR/AcrR family transcriptional regulator produces the protein MSYRKTKKVEEKLQNRRAKILAVGKEVLAEEGYKNVAIKTIAERAGIATGTFYLYFANKDKLVETIAEEMYRKLLERIRQERAKYTATIDKLQISMKTCLDVFSEEKQMAKILLIQAPVKSV